One segment of Burkholderia multivorans ATCC BAA-247 DNA contains the following:
- a CDS encoding precorrin-8X methylmutase, with the protein MIDYLRDGQEIYRQSFATIRAEADLSRIPPDLEKLAVRVIHACGMVDVVYDLRFSEGAGAAGRAALAAGAPILCDARMVAEGITRARLPAGNRVLCTLNAPEVPDLARQLGNTRSAAALELWRPHLAGSIVAIGNAPTALFHLLDMIDAGAPRPALILGFPVGFIGAAESKALLADDSRGVPYVALLGRRGGSAMAAAAVNALASEAE; encoded by the coding sequence ATGATTGACTATCTACGCGACGGGCAAGAGATCTACCGCCAGTCGTTCGCGACGATTCGCGCCGAAGCCGACTTGTCACGGATTCCGCCCGACCTCGAGAAGCTCGCGGTACGCGTGATCCACGCGTGCGGGATGGTCGACGTCGTCTACGATCTGCGGTTTTCCGAGGGCGCCGGCGCAGCCGGCCGTGCGGCGCTCGCGGCCGGCGCGCCGATCCTCTGCGATGCGCGGATGGTCGCCGAAGGGATCACGCGCGCGCGGCTGCCCGCCGGCAATCGCGTGCTCTGCACGCTGAACGCGCCGGAGGTGCCCGACCTCGCGCGCCAGCTCGGCAACACGCGCTCGGCGGCCGCGCTCGAACTGTGGCGCCCGCACCTGGCCGGCAGCATCGTCGCGATCGGCAACGCGCCGACCGCACTGTTTCATCTGCTCGACATGATCGACGCCGGCGCGCCGCGCCCCGCGCTGATTCTCGGCTTTCCGGTCGGTTTCATCGGCGCGGCCGAGTCGAAGGCGCTGCTCGCCGACGATAGTCGCGGCGTGCCGTACGTCGCACTGCTCGGCCGGCGCGGCGGCAGCGCGATGGCGGCCGCCGCAGTGAACGCACTCGCGTCGGAGGCCGAATGA
- a CDS encoding YaiI/YqxD family protein produces the protein MQVLVDADACPAVIKEMLFRAARRTEICVTLVANQFLRTPPSPFIRALQVPAGFDAADARIVELAAAGDLVITADIPLAAAVLDKGAFALDPRGNWFSRDNIEERLSTRAMMDQLRSAGIDTGGPAPFSARDGNAFAAQLDRFLARRRGP, from the coding sequence ATGCAAGTGCTCGTCGATGCCGACGCGTGTCCCGCCGTCATCAAGGAGATGCTGTTTCGCGCCGCGCGGCGCACCGAGATCTGCGTGACGCTGGTCGCGAACCAGTTTCTGCGTACGCCGCCGTCGCCGTTCATTCGCGCGCTGCAGGTGCCGGCCGGCTTCGACGCGGCGGACGCGCGGATCGTCGAGCTGGCCGCGGCGGGCGACCTCGTGATCACGGCCGACATTCCGCTCGCGGCAGCCGTGCTCGACAAGGGCGCATTTGCGCTCGATCCGCGCGGAAACTGGTTCAGCCGCGACAACATCGAAGAACGTCTGTCGACGCGCGCGATGATGGATCAGCTGCGCAGCGCGGGCATCGATACCGGTGGCCCGGCGCCGTTCAGCGCACGCGACGGCAACGCGTTCGCGGCCCAGCTCGACCGGTTTCTCGCACGGCGCCGCGGGCCGTAA
- the cobG gene encoding precorrin-3B synthase, which yields MSPAFSVPFTASPVARPSACPGLVRIVAAADGGLCRIKLPGGRLDASQARAIAAAARRYGSGAIDATNRANLQLRGIRDGAADALVRALLDARLGPHAAEPRGLDEAAALAASDDARNLMLSPLAGHDRAALVDSRAFAAPLLDLLATDPRRGELSPKFSIQFDGGESVAALDHPHDIWLAAWRRDDGATRIAAGLAGCPPTSRDDAPAAVDVAPEHTVAFVRALLHAFLDLAPADVTRMRTLLAARGEPALLTRAQHDLPFALTADPALARWRRAPSDPAWRFGARASVDASRCSVGAQFALGRLDAAQLDRLAALADAYGDGTLTMTPWQGVFVHGVAHAQAPAVLEALAALGLVCAPSDPRAMLVACAGSTGCAKARADTKRDALALAAHVGRPVDVHLSGCERHCALPRTAAHTLVAVAPARYDLYRRDVAAASPGIALAHHLTIDRAAALIARTRHGHDSSQDTTDD from the coding sequence TTGAGTCCCGCCTTCTCCGTTCCGTTTACCGCGTCGCCTGTCGCGCGCCCGTCGGCGTGTCCGGGGCTCGTGCGCATCGTGGCGGCCGCCGACGGCGGACTGTGCCGGATCAAGCTGCCGGGCGGCCGGCTCGACGCGAGCCAGGCACGCGCGATCGCCGCCGCCGCGCGCAGGTACGGTTCCGGCGCGATCGACGCGACCAATCGCGCGAACCTTCAGTTACGCGGGATCCGCGACGGCGCGGCCGACGCGCTCGTGCGCGCCTTGCTCGATGCGCGGCTCGGCCCGCACGCGGCCGAGCCGCGCGGGCTCGACGAGGCAGCCGCGCTGGCCGCGAGCGACGATGCACGCAACCTGATGCTGAGCCCGCTCGCCGGTCACGATCGCGCGGCGCTCGTCGACAGCCGCGCGTTCGCCGCGCCGCTGCTCGATCTGCTCGCGACGGACCCGCGCCGCGGCGAGCTGTCGCCGAAATTCTCGATCCAGTTCGATGGCGGCGAATCGGTCGCCGCGCTCGATCATCCGCACGACATCTGGCTCGCCGCGTGGCGCCGCGACGACGGCGCGACGCGCATCGCGGCCGGCCTCGCCGGCTGTCCGCCGACTTCGCGCGACGACGCCCCCGCGGCAGTCGACGTGGCGCCCGAGCATACGGTCGCATTCGTTCGCGCGCTGCTGCATGCGTTTCTCGATCTTGCACCGGCCGACGTCACGCGGATGCGTACGCTGCTCGCCGCGCGCGGCGAACCTGCGCTGCTGACGCGCGCGCAGCACGACCTGCCCTTCGCGCTGACTGCCGATCCCGCGCTGGCCCGCTGGCGGCGTGCGCCGTCCGATCCCGCGTGGCGCTTCGGTGCGCGCGCGTCGGTCGACGCGTCGCGCTGCAGCGTCGGCGCGCAGTTCGCGCTCGGACGGCTCGATGCCGCGCAACTGGACCGGCTCGCGGCACTGGCCGATGCATACGGCGACGGCACGCTGACGATGACGCCGTGGCAAGGCGTGTTCGTGCACGGCGTCGCGCACGCGCAGGCGCCGGCCGTGCTCGAGGCGCTGGCGGCGCTCGGTCTCGTCTGCGCGCCGTCCGATCCGCGCGCGATGCTCGTCGCGTGCGCGGGCAGCACGGGCTGCGCGAAAGCGCGCGCCGACACGAAACGCGACGCGCTCGCACTCGCCGCGCATGTCGGCCGGCCGGTCGACGTGCATCTGAGCGGCTGCGAGCGGCATTGCGCACTGCCGCGCACGGCTGCGCATACGCTCGTCGCGGTCGCGCCGGCGCGCTACGACCTGTATCGGCGCGATGTCGCGGCGGCCTCGCCGGGCATCGCGCTCGCCCACCATCTGACGATCGACCGCGCCGCGGCGCTGATTGCGCGCACGCGGCACGGCCACGACTCCAGCCAGGACACCACCGATGATTGA
- a CDS encoding NUDIX hydrolase, protein MSTAPGTFKERATIVCRQRGSVLLVARTASRWALPGGTIRRGETPLQAAQRELAEETRLEGLALNYAVQFGGLRKVHHVFVTDVPKRLVPRASNEIVRCKWFAIERLETLHTSVPTRKIVELLRLDLLSGLPED, encoded by the coding sequence ATGAGCACCGCGCCGGGCACCTTCAAGGAAAGAGCCACGATCGTTTGTCGCCAGCGCGGCAGCGTGCTGCTGGTCGCCCGCACCGCCTCGCGGTGGGCGTTGCCGGGCGGCACGATCCGCCGCGGCGAGACGCCGCTGCAGGCCGCGCAGCGCGAACTGGCGGAGGAAACGCGGCTCGAAGGACTCGCGCTGAACTATGCGGTGCAGTTCGGCGGGCTGAGGAAAGTGCACCACGTGTTCGTCACCGACGTGCCGAAGCGGTTGGTCCCGCGCGCGAGCAACGAGATCGTGCGCTGCAAGTGGTTTGCGATCGAGCGGCTCGAGACGCTGCATACGAGCGTGCCGACGCGCAAGATCGTCGAGCTGCTGCGGCTCGACCTGCTCAGCGGGTTACCGGAGGATTAG
- a CDS encoding CitMHS family transporter codes for MLAWIGAIAIVALFGLIITKRLSPLVALIVVPVAASLAAGFGLTTGKFIVHGVQNIGPIAGMFVFAILFFGVLTDAGMLDPIIAGVLRVIGCHPPRIVVGSALLALLIHLDGSGAVTFLVTLPAMMPLYTRLGMDRRILACVASMAAGVNFLPWVGPMLRASAALHIPGTAIFMPMIPVQLVGLAFVFGTAWVLGVREAKRLGLDRAGAAAIAVAPRELTDAERALRRPDRFAVNLVLTLVVLGTLVSGIVDPMVMFMLGTVAALVINYPDVRAQRERIDAHAKAALMMASVLLAAGAFTGIMTGTGMLKAMAEVVVAHVPVEHARHMPFVLGLLSMPLSLLFDPDSFYFGVLPVLAESGKLLGVPPIQMAQAALLGQMTTGFPVSPLTPATFLIVGLTGVELAEHQKFTIPFLFAATVLMVFAAVATGVFPL; via the coding sequence ATGCTCGCATGGATCGGCGCGATCGCCATCGTCGCGCTGTTCGGCCTGATCATCACGAAGCGGCTGTCGCCGCTCGTCGCGCTGATCGTCGTGCCGGTCGCCGCATCGCTTGCTGCCGGGTTCGGCTTGACGACCGGCAAGTTCATCGTGCACGGCGTGCAGAACATCGGGCCGATCGCCGGCATGTTCGTGTTCGCGATCCTCTTCTTCGGCGTGTTGACCGACGCCGGCATGCTCGATCCGATCATCGCCGGCGTGCTGCGCGTGATCGGCTGTCATCCGCCGCGCATCGTCGTCGGCTCCGCGCTGCTGGCGCTGCTGATTCATCTCGACGGATCGGGCGCGGTGACGTTTCTCGTCACGCTGCCCGCGATGATGCCGCTCTATACGCGGCTCGGCATGGATCGCCGGATTCTCGCGTGCGTCGCGTCGATGGCGGCCGGCGTGAACTTCCTGCCGTGGGTCGGCCCGATGTTGCGCGCTTCCGCCGCGCTGCACATCCCCGGCACCGCGATCTTCATGCCGATGATTCCGGTACAGCTCGTCGGGCTCGCGTTCGTGTTCGGCACTGCCTGGGTGCTCGGCGTGCGCGAGGCGAAGCGGCTCGGGCTCGACCGCGCCGGCGCAGCGGCGATCGCCGTCGCGCCGCGCGAGCTGACCGACGCGGAGCGTGCGCTGCGCCGGCCCGACCGGTTCGCCGTCAATCTCGTGCTGACGCTCGTCGTGCTCGGCACGCTCGTGTCGGGTATCGTCGATCCGATGGTGATGTTCATGCTCGGCACCGTCGCGGCGCTCGTGATCAACTATCCGGACGTCCGCGCGCAGCGCGAGCGCATCGACGCGCATGCGAAGGCCGCGTTGATGATGGCCAGCGTGCTGCTCGCGGCGGGCGCGTTCACGGGGATCATGACCGGCACCGGAATGCTGAAGGCGATGGCGGAGGTGGTCGTCGCGCACGTGCCGGTCGAGCATGCGCGGCACATGCCGTTCGTGCTCGGACTGCTGTCGATGCCGCTCAGCCTGCTGTTCGATCCTGATTCGTTCTATTTCGGCGTGCTGCCCGTGCTCGCCGAAAGCGGCAAGCTGCTCGGCGTGCCGCCGATCCAGATGGCGCAGGCCGCGCTGCTCGGCCAGATGACGACCGGTTTCCCGGTCAGTCCGCTCACGCCCGCGACGTTCCTGATCGTCGGCCTGACCGGCGTCGAGCTTGCCGAGCATCAGAAATTCACGATTCCGTTCCTGTTCGCCGCCACCGTGCTGATGGTGTTCGCCGCGGTCGCGACGGGCGTGTTTCCGTTATGA
- a CDS encoding IclR family transcriptional regulator translates to MDVKLVARTLDLFELFAAERRPLPLTELARLLNVPASSCLAMARTLVSRGYLYEVRKRGGYYPTRRLQTIAAAIDATDPVVDIVHPYLVALRDASRETAVLGKIQRASIAYLDVVESEQAIRYTSQPGELRPLHANSIGKAIFAELAGDAQQALGEELTFERFTAATVADLPALVAQTARFRKRGWAENFGESAPELSAIAVALPLDGDWYGLSIVGPTERIRQHRDAHAALLVDAKARLLADYARA, encoded by the coding sequence ATGGACGTCAAACTCGTTGCCCGCACGCTCGACCTGTTCGAACTGTTCGCCGCCGAACGGCGGCCGCTGCCGCTCACCGAACTCGCGCGCCTGCTGAACGTGCCGGCGTCGAGCTGTCTCGCGATGGCGCGCACGCTCGTGAGCCGCGGCTATCTGTACGAAGTGCGCAAGCGCGGCGGCTACTATCCGACGCGGCGTCTGCAGACGATCGCGGCCGCGATCGACGCGACCGATCCCGTCGTCGACATCGTCCATCCGTATCTCGTCGCACTGCGCGACGCGAGCCGCGAAACGGCCGTGCTCGGCAAGATCCAGCGCGCATCGATCGCCTATCTCGACGTCGTCGAATCGGAGCAGGCGATCCGCTATACGAGCCAGCCCGGCGAGTTGCGTCCGCTGCATGCGAACTCGATCGGCAAGGCGATCTTCGCGGAACTTGCCGGCGATGCGCAGCAGGCGCTCGGCGAAGAGCTGACGTTCGAGCGCTTCACCGCGGCGACCGTCGCCGATCTGCCGGCGCTCGTCGCGCAGACGGCGCGCTTTCGCAAGCGCGGCTGGGCCGAAAACTTCGGCGAGAGCGCGCCGGAGCTGTCGGCGATCGCGGTCGCGCTACCGCTCGACGGCGACTGGTACGGGCTGTCGATCGTCGGGCCGACGGAACGGATTCGCCAGCATCGCGACGCGCACGCGGCGCTGCTCGTCGACGCGAAGGCGCGGCTGCTCGCCGATTACGCGCGCGCGTAA
- the cobJ gene encoding precorrin-3B C(17)-methyltransferase, which translates to MTTPPAIVVLGAGALDTARRIQARYPGAQVHGLASRVDADVRFDELGAHLRELYARGLPIVALCAAGIVIRCIAPALADKGVEPPVLAVAEDGSAVVPLLGGLTGVNAIAREIAAQLGIAPAITTSGELRFGACVLNPPDGYVLADLAQGKRFVSDLLAGASTRIEGTAPWLDDVALPRDAAAAHAIRVTPDAVRAARDELVIHPRSVVVGIGAHAGHGVHASRAAEPLAVRIDALLDACGLARRALAAIVAPASVIGDPALDAAAEALDVPLRFVDADDGVDAGIDAAALLARALRVPHALCGNADGLACTVATQPVDAATLGRARGRLTVLGLGPGGAAWLTPAARAALADATDILGYTTYVNMAGPFRADQRVHGSDNREEMQRARHAFELAAAGRRVAVVSSGDPGVFAMAAAVLEALDDARDPQWAAVDLRIEPGVSASLATAAQAGAPLGHDFCAISLSDNLKPWDVIETRLRHAAEADLVMAFYNPISRARPWQLDRALDVVRAHRAADTVVVLGRDIGRPGATLATTTLGALRSDQVDMRTMVIVGSSTTRRFTIGAGREWVYTPRWYR; encoded by the coding sequence ATAACCACGCCGCCGGCGATCGTGGTGCTCGGCGCCGGTGCGCTCGACACCGCACGACGCATCCAGGCGCGCTATCCGGGCGCGCAGGTGCACGGGCTCGCGTCACGCGTCGACGCGGACGTGCGCTTCGACGAACTCGGCGCGCATCTGCGCGAACTGTATGCACGCGGGCTGCCGATCGTCGCGCTGTGCGCGGCCGGCATCGTGATCCGCTGCATCGCGCCCGCGCTCGCGGACAAAGGCGTCGAGCCGCCCGTGCTCGCGGTGGCCGAGGATGGCTCGGCGGTCGTGCCGCTGCTCGGCGGGCTGACGGGCGTCAACGCGATCGCGCGCGAGATCGCCGCGCAACTCGGGATCGCGCCGGCGATCACGACGAGCGGTGAACTGCGCTTCGGCGCGTGCGTGCTGAATCCGCCCGACGGCTATGTGCTCGCCGATCTCGCGCAGGGCAAGCGCTTCGTGTCGGATTTGCTCGCCGGTGCGTCGACGCGCATCGAGGGCACGGCACCGTGGCTCGACGACGTCGCGCTGCCGCGCGACGCGGCGGCCGCCCATGCGATCCGCGTGACGCCCGACGCGGTGCGCGCCGCGCGCGACGAGCTGGTGATTCATCCGCGCAGCGTCGTGGTCGGCATCGGCGCGCACGCAGGGCACGGCGTGCACGCGAGCCGCGCGGCCGAACCGCTCGCGGTGCGGATCGACGCGCTGCTCGACGCATGCGGGCTCGCGCGGCGTGCGCTCGCGGCGATCGTCGCGCCTGCGTCGGTCATCGGCGATCCGGCGCTCGATGCCGCCGCCGAAGCGCTCGACGTACCACTGCGTTTCGTCGATGCGGACGACGGTGTCGACGCCGGCATCGACGCCGCGGCCCTGCTCGCGCGCGCACTTCGCGTGCCGCACGCCTTGTGCGGCAACGCGGACGGCCTCGCGTGCACGGTCGCGACGCAGCCTGTCGATGCGGCGACGCTCGGCCGCGCACGCGGCCGCCTGACCGTGCTCGGGCTCGGGCCCGGCGGTGCCGCGTGGCTGACGCCCGCGGCGCGCGCGGCGCTCGCCGACGCGACCGACATTCTCGGCTACACGACGTACGTGAACATGGCCGGCCCGTTCCGCGCCGATCAGCGCGTGCACGGCAGCGACAATCGCGAGGAAATGCAGCGCGCGCGCCATGCGTTCGAGCTGGCGGCCGCCGGCCGGCGTGTGGCGGTCGTGTCGTCCGGCGATCCGGGCGTGTTCGCGATGGCCGCCGCCGTGCTCGAAGCGCTCGACGACGCACGCGATCCGCAGTGGGCGGCCGTCGACCTGCGGATCGAGCCCGGCGTATCGGCGTCGCTCGCGACCGCCGCGCAGGCCGGCGCACCGCTCGGCCACGACTTCTGCGCGATTTCGCTGTCGGACAACCTGAAGCCGTGGGATGTGATCGAAACGCGTCTGCGGCATGCGGCCGAAGCCGATCTCGTGATGGCGTTCTACAACCCGATCTCGCGCGCGCGACCTTGGCAGCTCGATCGTGCGCTCGACGTCGTGCGCGCGCACCGCGCGGCCGATACGGTCGTCGTGCTCGGCCGCGACATCGGCCGTCCCGGCGCCACGCTCGCGACGACGACGCTCGGCGCGCTGCGTAGCGATCAGGTCGACATGCGCACGATGGTCATCGTCGGCTCGTCGACGACGCGGCGCTTTACGATCGGCGCCGGACGCGAGTGGGTCTATACGCCGCGCTGGTATCGATGA
- a CDS encoding DUF1993 domain-containing protein, with product MRHRVDAAIVMRSIIHWRARVSPTQLLVPTFSQLLRAQSAWLDKAAGHWRAAGDDPDALMTLKLAPDMYPLAAQVRFSCFQAMEPVHRLRGEPLPEPLLALRQAGWHADAQPGSLGDAQGILAGTLAFFGELAPDALDGGAALPIALELPNGTAFDMTGEQYARDWALPQFYFHAITAYAILRHHGVDLGKADYVPHMLAYVRPGTIPQG from the coding sequence ATGCGCCATCGCGTCGACGCTGCTATCGTGATGCGATCGATCATCCATTGGAGGGCGCGCGTGTCACCGACTCAACTTCTCGTTCCGACCTTCAGCCAGCTGCTGCGCGCGCAATCCGCGTGGCTCGACAAGGCGGCCGGGCACTGGCGCGCCGCCGGCGACGATCCCGATGCGCTGATGACGCTGAAGCTCGCACCGGACATGTATCCGCTTGCCGCGCAGGTTCGGTTCTCGTGTTTTCAGGCGATGGAACCCGTGCACCGGCTGCGCGGCGAGCCGCTTCCGGAACCGCTGCTCGCATTGCGGCAGGCCGGCTGGCATGCCGATGCGCAGCCGGGCTCGCTCGGCGATGCGCAGGGGATCCTCGCGGGCACGCTCGCGTTTTTCGGCGAACTCGCGCCCGATGCGCTCGACGGCGGCGCCGCGTTGCCCATCGCGCTCGAACTGCCGAACGGCACTGCGTTCGACATGACGGGCGAGCAATACGCGCGCGACTGGGCGCTACCGCAGTTCTACTTCCACGCGATCACGGCTTACGCGATCCTGCGCCATCATGGCGTCGATCTCGGCAAGGCCGATTACGTGCCGCACATGCTCGCCTATGTGCGGCCGGGCACGATTCCGCAGGGTTGA
- a CDS encoding precorrin-2 C(20)-methyltransferase: protein MTAARGRLFGIGVGPGDPELMTLKALRLLQAAPVVAYFVAKGKKGNAYGIVEAHLRDTQLQLPLVYPVTTEVLPPPLCYETVIADFYDTAAHIVASHLDAGRDVAVICEGDPFFYGSYMYLHDRLAPRYDTEVVPGVCAMLGGTAVLGQPLVYRNQSLSVLSGVLPEHELRTRLAQADAAVVMKLGRNFAKVRRVLDELGLAQRARYVERATMASQRIVPLDEVDPMASPYFSLLVVPGEKWQG from the coding sequence ATGACGGCCGCGCGCGGACGCCTGTTCGGGATCGGCGTCGGCCCCGGCGACCCCGAGCTGATGACGCTGAAGGCGCTGCGTCTGCTGCAGGCCGCGCCGGTGGTCGCGTATTTCGTCGCGAAAGGCAAGAAGGGCAACGCGTACGGCATCGTCGAAGCGCACCTGCGCGACACGCAGCTGCAGCTGCCGCTCGTCTATCCCGTGACGACGGAGGTGCTGCCGCCGCCGCTCTGCTACGAAACCGTGATCGCCGACTTCTACGACACCGCTGCCCACATCGTCGCATCGCATCTCGACGCGGGCCGCGACGTCGCGGTGATCTGCGAGGGCGATCCGTTCTTCTACGGGTCGTACATGTATCTGCACGATCGCCTCGCGCCGCGCTACGACACCGAGGTCGTGCCGGGCGTGTGCGCGATGCTCGGCGGCACGGCCGTGCTCGGTCAGCCGCTCGTGTATCGCAACCAGAGCCTGTCGGTGCTATCCGGCGTGCTGCCCGAGCACGAGCTGCGCACGCGTCTCGCGCAGGCTGACGCGGCCGTCGTAATGAAGCTCGGCCGCAATTTCGCCAAGGTGCGCCGCGTGCTCGACGAGCTCGGGCTCGCGCAGCGCGCGCGCTATGTGGAGCGCGCGACGATGGCGAGCCAGCGCATCGTGCCGCTCGACGAAGTCGATCCGATGGCGTCGCCGTATTTCTCGCTGCTCGTCGTGCCGGGGGAAAAATGGCAAGGATAA
- a CDS encoding CaiB/BaiF CoA transferase family protein, translated as MTEHERPGALAGLRIIDLSRVLGGPYATQVLADHGAEVIKIEPPSGDETRTWGPPFDGDTASYFLGVNRNKLGIVLDLTQPGDRERLLGLLDEADALVENFRIGTMERWGLGFDALHARFPRLVYCRVSGFGADGPLGGLPGYDAAVQAMTGLMSVNGEAGGAPLRVGVPIVDLVTGLNAALGVLMALRERDASGRGQFVETTLFDCALSILHPHTPNFFHSGRAPVRTGNAHPNITPYDSFPTATVDIFLAVGNNGQFAALCDVLGTRDWLDDPRFADNRARSANRTALRALLETALAAHDGAALAERLMRSGVPCAPVLALDAALAHPHVAHRAMKVELGAHRGIASPIKLGRTPATYRRAPPALNEHAAQLFGAADDRTD; from the coding sequence ATGACGGAACACGAACGGCCGGGCGCGCTGGCGGGATTGCGCATCATCGATCTGTCGCGGGTGCTGGGCGGCCCGTACGCGACGCAGGTCCTTGCCGATCACGGCGCGGAGGTCATCAAGATCGAACCGCCGTCGGGCGACGAGACGCGCACCTGGGGGCCGCCGTTCGACGGCGACACCGCGTCGTACTTCCTCGGCGTGAACCGCAACAAGCTCGGCATCGTGCTCGACCTGACGCAGCCCGGCGACCGCGAACGGCTGCTCGGGCTGCTCGACGAGGCGGACGCGCTCGTCGAGAACTTCCGGATCGGCACGATGGAACGCTGGGGGCTCGGCTTCGACGCGCTGCATGCGCGGTTCCCGCGGCTCGTCTATTGCCGCGTGTCGGGTTTCGGCGCGGACGGCCCGCTCGGCGGGCTGCCCGGCTACGACGCGGCCGTGCAGGCGATGACGGGGCTGATGAGCGTAAACGGCGAAGCGGGCGGTGCGCCGCTGCGCGTCGGCGTGCCGATCGTCGATCTCGTCACGGGGCTGAACGCGGCGCTCGGCGTGCTGATGGCGCTGCGCGAACGCGACGCGAGCGGCCGCGGGCAGTTCGTCGAGACGACGCTGTTCGACTGCGCACTGTCGATCCTGCATCCGCACACGCCGAATTTCTTCCATTCGGGCCGCGCGCCGGTGCGCACCGGCAACGCGCATCCAAACATCACGCCGTACGACAGCTTTCCGACGGCGACCGTCGATATCTTTCTGGCCGTCGGCAACAACGGCCAGTTCGCGGCGCTCTGCGACGTGCTGGGTACGCGCGACTGGCTCGACGATCCGCGTTTCGCGGACAACCGCGCGCGCAGCGCGAACCGCACGGCGCTGCGCGCGCTGCTCGAAACGGCGCTCGCGGCCCACGACGGCGCGGCGCTCGCCGAGCGGCTGATGCGCAGCGGCGTGCCGTGCGCGCCGGTGCTCGCGCTCGATGCGGCGCTGGCGCATCCGCACGTCGCGCATCGCGCGATGAAAGTGGAGCTCGGCGCGCATCGCGGCATCGCATCGCCGATCAAGCTCGGCCGCACACCGGCCACCTATCGGCGCGCGCCGCCCGCGCTGAACGAGCATGCGGCACAGCTGTTCGGCGCCGCCGACGACCGCACCGACTGA
- a CDS encoding acyl-CoA dehydrogenase family protein — MQFDLTDDQRAIESAIDKICARFGDDYWLERDRAGGFPHDFHAALAEAGWLGIAMDPAYGGAGLGMTEAALMMRAISASGAGLSGASAVHMNIFGLNPVQVFGSDAQKARFLPPLIAGRDKACFAVTEPDAGLDTTHLTTHARRDGDHYVLSGRKIWISTAQVANKMLIIARTTPLEQVAKPTDGLSLFYTDLDRSRVEVREIDKMGRKAVDSNMLFIDNLRVPHDDLIGTEGEGFRYLLHGLNPERILIAAEAIGLGQAALRRATQYANERVVFGRPIGQNQAIQHPLALAWMQLEAAWLMVMKAATRYDAGQPCGAEANAAKYLGAEAAFHACQTAVATHGGMGYAKEYHVERYLRECMIPRLAPVSPQLILCYIAEKVLGLPKSY; from the coding sequence ATGCAGTTCGACCTGACCGACGACCAGCGCGCGATCGAGAGCGCGATCGACAAAATCTGCGCGCGCTTCGGCGACGACTACTGGCTCGAACGCGATCGCGCCGGCGGCTTCCCGCACGATTTTCATGCGGCGCTCGCGGAGGCCGGCTGGCTCGGCATCGCGATGGATCCGGCCTACGGCGGCGCCGGCCTCGGGATGACGGAAGCAGCGCTGATGATGCGCGCGATCAGCGCGTCGGGCGCGGGATTGTCGGGCGCGTCGGCCGTGCACATGAACATCTTCGGGCTCAATCCCGTGCAGGTGTTCGGCAGTGACGCGCAGAAGGCGCGCTTCCTGCCGCCGCTGATCGCGGGCCGCGACAAGGCCTGCTTCGCGGTGACCGAGCCCGACGCCGGGCTCGACACCACGCATCTGACCACGCACGCGCGTCGCGACGGCGATCATTACGTGCTGAGCGGCCGCAAGATCTGGATCTCGACCGCGCAAGTCGCGAACAAGATGCTGATCATCGCGCGCACGACGCCGCTCGAGCAGGTCGCGAAGCCGACCGACGGGCTCAGCCTGTTCTATACCGATCTCGACCGTTCGCGCGTCGAAGTGCGCGAGATCGACAAGATGGGCCGCAAGGCGGTCGACTCGAACATGCTGTTCATCGACAACCTGCGCGTGCCGCACGACGACCTGATCGGCACCGAAGGCGAAGGCTTCCGCTATCTGCTGCACGGGCTCAATCCCGAGCGCATCCTGATCGCGGCGGAAGCGATCGGCCTCGGACAGGCGGCGCTGCGCCGCGCGACGCAGTATGCGAACGAACGCGTCGTGTTCGGCCGGCCGATCGGGCAGAACCAGGCGATCCAGCATCCGCTCGCGCTCGCGTGGATGCAGCTCGAGGCCGCGTGGCTGATGGTGATGAAGGCCGCGACGCGCTACGACGCGGGGCAGCCGTGCGGCGCGGAGGCCAACGCCGCGAAATATCTCGGCGCGGAAGCCGCGTTCCACGCATGCCAGACGGCGGTCGCGACGCATGGCGGGATGGGTTACGCGAAGGAGTACCACGTCGAGCGCTACCTGCGCGAGTGTATGATTCCGAGGCTCGCGCCCGTGAGTCCGCAACTGATCCTGTGCTACATCGCGGAGAAGGTGCTCGGGCTGCCGAAATCGTACTGA